One window of Pyxicephalus adspersus chromosome 4, UCB_Pads_2.0, whole genome shotgun sequence genomic DNA carries:
- the HAO1 gene encoding 2-Hydroxyacid oxidase 1, translating into MSAKLITIEDYEKYAKTWLKKSVFDYYRSGADDQQTLADNVAAFSRYRLYPRVLRDVSITDLSTTILGQKVSMPICVAATAMQRMAHPEGETATVRACKDLGTGMMLSSWATSSIEEVTEAAPDSLRWMQLYIYKDRNLTKALVQRAEIMGYKGIFLTVDTPYLGRRQDDVRNKFQLPPHLRMKNFDTEELAFSSKQGYGENSGLAVYVSQAIDASIKWDDIEWLKGLTSLPIVAKGILRADDAKEAVKRGVSGILVSNHGARQLDGVPATIDVLEEIVAAVEGKVEVYLDGGVRKGTDVLKALALGARAVFVGRPVLWGLAYQGEDGVKEVLNILKEEFKLAMALSGCCSVNEIDRSLVRQKHIWSKI; encoded by the exons ATGTCTGCTAAGTTAATAACAATTGAAGATTATGAGAAATATGCAAAAACATGGCTGAAGAAGTCAGTATTTGATTATTACCGATCAGGAGCCGATGATCAGCAAACACTGGCAGACAATGTAGCAGCATTTTCAAG ataCCGGCTATATCCTCGTGTTCTCCGAGATGTTTCAATCACAGATCTCTCAACAACTATACTTGGACAAAAAGTCAGCATGCCTATATGTGTAGCTGCCACTGCAATGCAGAGAATGGCTCATCCAGAAGGGGAAACTGCCACTGTAAGAG CTTGTAAAGATCTCGGGACTGGGATGATGTTAAGCTCTTGGGCTACCTCCTCCATTGAAGAAGTAACAGAAGCTGCACCGGATAGCTTACGCTGGATGCAGCTCTACATCTATAAAGATCGCAACCTGACAAAAGCTCTGGTACAGCGGGCAGAAATAATGGGATACAAAGGGATCTTCCTAACAGTGGATACCCCTTACCTGGGGAGAAGACAGGATGATGTGCGCAACAAGTTCCAGCTTCCCCCACATCTCAG GATGAAAAACTTTGACACGGAAGAGCTGGCCTTTTCATCAAAACAGGGATATGGAGAAAACAGTGGCCTAGCGGTCTATGTATCACAGGCTATCGATGCCTCTATCAAATGGGATGACATAGAATGGCTCAAAGGACTTACTTCTCTTCCTATTGTAGCTAAAGGCATATTAAGAG CTGATGATGCTAAGGAAGCCGTTAAACGTGGCGTAAGTGGCATCCTGGTGTCAAATCATGGTGCACGGCAGTTGGATGGTGTTCCGGCAACT ATCGATGTGTTGGAAGAAATTGTGGCAGCAGTAGAAGGTAAAGTAGAAGTCTATCTAGATGGCGGAGTGCGGAAAGGAACAGATGTCCTGAAGGCTTTAGCCCTGGGGGCAAGAGCAGTCTTCGTTGGACGACCTGTGCTATGGGGCTTGGCCTATCAG ggaGAAGATGGGGTGAAGGAAGttcttaatattttaaaagaagagttCAAACTGGCAATGGCTCTTTCAG gttgCTGCTCGGTGAATGAGATTGACAGATCACTTGTACGACAAAAACATATATGGtctaaaatatag